A genomic stretch from Scatophagus argus isolate fScaArg1 chromosome 19, fScaArg1.pri, whole genome shotgun sequence includes:
- the pigh gene encoding phosphatidylinositol N-acetylglucosaminyltransferase subunit H yields the protein MMEDEAFTDINGKAISLDCQSHSGICREFTVSSPKMSIGIVLVYTCCVWLLAYTVFLFTQNTAVLSSAILITLVGMMLHIHFVKVDHESLLVIGSLGVQVSSSNASGRETTTFMEMSKIKDIVINEAIYMHQIIYYLCVLLKDPSDPNGVSSVVPLFQSSKPRLNCLVKVYKSCQEILSKP from the exons ATGATGGAAGATGAAGCCTTCACTGACATTAATGGCAAAGCCATATCTCTTGACTGTCAGAGTCATTCCGGCATTTGCAGGGAGTTCACTGTCAGCTCCCCCAAAATGTCTATCGGCATAGTGTTGGTGTACACCTGCTGTGTTTGGCTGTTGGCATACACCGTGTTCTTGTTCACACAG AACACAGCAGTGCTGTCCAGTGCTATACTCATCACCCTGGTTGGCATGATGCTTCACATCCACTTTGTGAAGGTGGACCACGAGTCACTACTCGTCATTGGCTCCTTGGGCGTTCAGGTATCCTCCAGCAATGCCTCAGGCCGTGAGACCACCACATTCATGGAGATGAGCAAGATCAAGGATATTGTCATCAATGAAGCCATTTACATG CATCAAATTATCTACTACCTCTGTGTCCTGTTGAAGGATCCCTCAGATCCTAACGGAGTGTCAAGTGTTGTGCCATTGTTTCAG AGTTCAAAGCCTAGGCTGAACTGCTTGGTGAAAGTTTACAAAAGCTGTCAGGAGATTCTTTCAAAGCCGTGA
- the rhov gene encoding rho-related GTP-binding protein RhoV, with amino-acid sequence MPPHMDYFYHESRVPSACGLTREDELEPDVISCMLVGDGAVGKTSMIVSYTSNGYPAEYQQTGFDVFSGQVQVEGSPVKVQLLDTAGQEEFDEFRALSYAHTDVFLLCFSMVNPTSFHNITKKWVSEIRAHNPSSPIVLVGTQSDLLLDVNVLINLDRLNVKPVLSSRARSMAEKIRATDYIECSSLTQKNLKEAFDAAILAAIKNKTRKTKKRRFSDRRTKAFSRCSWKKFFCFI; translated from the exons ATGCCACCTCATATGGATTACTTTTACCACGAGTCCCGCGTCCCTTCCGCTTGCGGGCTGACCCGGGAGGACGAGCTGGAGCCTGATGTGATCAGCTGTATGCTGGTGGGTGATGGAGCCGTCGGAAAGACCAGCATGATTGTCAGCTACACCTCCAATGGATACCCGGCAGAATACCAGCAGACTGGCTTTGACGTCTTCTCCG GTCAAGTCCAAGTAGAAGGATCTCCAGTCAAAGTTCAGCTTCTGGACACTGCTGGACAG GAGGAGTTTGATGAGTTCAGAGCCCTGTCCTATGCCCACACGGACGTCTTTCTCCTGTGCTTCAGCATGGTCAACCCCACCTCATTTCACAACATCACCAAGAAGTGGGTTTCAGAGATCCGGGCTCACAACCCATCCTCACCCATAGTCCTTGTTGGGACTCAGTCGGACCTCTTACTGGACGTAAATGTCCTCATCAACCTGGACCGATTGAATGTGAAGCCTGTTCTGAGCTCTCGGGCTCGTAGCATGGCTGAGAAGATCAGGGCTACGGACTACATAGAGTGTTCGTCACTCACGCAAAAGAACCTGAAGGAGGCGTTCGATGCTGCCATCTTGGCCGCCATTAAGAACAAAACCCGCAAGACCAAGAAGAGGAGGTTTTCTGACAGGCGCACCAAAGCTTTCTCCAGGTGTAGCTGGAAAAAGTTTTTCTGCTTCATCTGA
- the wdr21 gene encoding WD repeat domain 21 yields the protein MKRWNWREGQRPYRQQGPGQRRGWYRGNRQRPTQDEQWSGHNAGPSYRASQRRHENQSAASSSSPSSSSSEASNAAPELPGFYFDPEKNRYFRLLPGHNNCNPLTKEKLQEKEREKQRNKMLAEDEKPRKKAPRTGLNTSLLLQKRHLGLLPENSYCRRVHEVKVSGMRRHKLEIQCTDNSNPNTDNFRLIVGDSACERVFTVNDVSHGGCKYGIMNFSSSSRGSLSVEMCDNLYFTNRKVNSICWASVNYPDSHVLLCLVGAADTPGCVSLLPASLFSNSNPDQPGMLCSFKISSAWSCAWCLNPQFDKTFSTGLSRRVIVKDAETGRTQTYSTGSDVLAQQFALRVPVLFNGCRSGEIFSIDLRQRGRRDQSWKASRFHQESAITSVRVLQDENYLLAADMLGQIKLWDVRVTKPVQEYKGHYNEHAYLPIHVSEPEGLLLAVGQDCYTRIWSLNDGHLLRTIPSPHPAANDLIPSVVFSSKLGGCRGLPGLLMAVKHDLYYFPYNTDYQEGGDQQTVF from the exons ATGAAGAGGTGGAACTGGCGAGAGGGGCAGCGACCATATCGCCAACAAGGTCCTGGTCAGCGGCGCGGCTGGTACAGAGGTAACCGACAGAGACCGACACAGGACGAACAGTG GTCTGGACATAATGCGGGGCCATCATACAGAGCATCTCAGAGGAGACATGAGAACCAGTCAGCTGCTTCCTCGTCATCcccgtcttcctcctcttctgagGCTAGTAATGCTGCACCAG AGCTGCCTGGTTTCTACTTTGACCCGGAGAAAAATCGTTACTTTCGCCTGTTGCCCGGACACAACAACTGTAACCCACTGACCAAGGAGAAGttacaggagaaagaaagagagaaacagagaaacaaaatgctTGCAGAGGATGAAAAGCCCAGAAAA AAAGCACCAAGAACAGGACTTAACACTTCACTGCTCCTGCAGAAGAGACACCTCGGCCTGTTACCTGAGAACTCCTATTGCAG GCGGGTCCACGAGGTGAAGGTCAGCGGAATGAGACGCCACAAACTAGAGATCCAGTGCACAGACAACAGCAACCCCAACACTGACAACTTCAGACTCATAGtg gGTGACTCAGCATGTGAGCGAGTGTTCACAGTCAACGATGTGTCGCACGGAGGTTGCAAGTACGGCATCATgaacttcagcagcagcagccgggGATCTCTCTCTGTGGAAATGTGTGACAACCTCTACTTCACCAACCGCAAG GTGAATTCCATCTGCTGGGCCTCAGTCAACTACCCAGACTCCCACGTATT ACTGTGCCTGGTAGGAGCGGCAGACACCCCTGGCTGCGTCAGTTTACTTCCTGCTTCCCTCTTCAGCAACTCCAACCCAG aTCAGCCTGGGATGCTGTGTAGCTTTAAGATATCCTCAGCCTGGTCTTGTGCTTGGTGTCTCAATCCCCAGTTTGACAAGACCTTCAGTACCG GTCTGTCTCGCAGAGTCATAGTGAAAGACGCAGAGACGGGCCGAACACAGACGTATAGCACTGGCAGTGATGTCTTGGCTCAGCAGTTTGCCCTTAGG GTACCTGTGCTTTTTAACGGTTGTCGATCAGGGGAGATCTTCAGCATCGACTTGCGGCAGCGCGGCCGCAGGGATCAAAGCTGGAAGGCCAGTCGCTTTCATCAGGAGTCAGCCATCACCTCTGTACGCGTCCTGCAGGATGAGAACTACCTGCTGGCTGCTGACATGCTGGGCCAG ATTAAGCTGTGGGATGTGCGAGTGACAAAGCCAGTGCAGGAGTACAAAGGGCACTACAATGAACATGCCTACCTTCCCATCCACGTCAGTGAGCCCGAGGGGCTTTTGTTAGCAG TTGGTCAAGATTGCTACACAAGGATATGGAGTTTAAACGACGGTCACCTGCTGAGGACCATCCCTTCACCCCATCCAGCTGCAAATGACCTGATACCGAGCGTCGTCTTTTCCTCCAAGTTGGGCGGCTGCAGGGGGCTCCCTGGCCTGCTAATGGCTGTTAAACACGACCTTTACTACTTCCCGTACAACACCGACTACCAGGAAGGAGGAGATCAGCAGACTGTCTTttag
- the zfyve1 gene encoding zinc finger FYVE domain-containing protein 1: MSGQGPAQDKGMNTVLVCQESYACGGSDEATFECDECGSLQCSRCELELHRQERMRNHDRVRIAPGHVPFCDSCKGDSSCSVNGGRLRAVVRCQGCKINLCLDCQKRTHSGVNKRKHPLTPYPPAKAPQDNSVTAGESQMEILKAELDKVSSFLLVDEREEMQVKDEEDFVSRLGCKPDELLKVVSIFGNTGEGKSHTLNHTFFLGREVFKTSPTQESCTVGVWAAMDPVHQVVVIDTEGLLGAGANQGQRTRLLLKVLAVSDVVIYRTHADRLHDDLFKFLGDASDAYLKHFTRELKATTARCGLDVPLSTLGPAVIIFHETVHTKLLGSDKPTESAERLLQERFRKLGLFPEAFSSIQYRGTRTYNPPTDFSGLLRSLEQQLDNNTTRSPRSASVIYKALQALSESFSGDIPDEHMTSNSFFPDEYFTCSSLCLSCGSGCKRSMNHLKEGLDHEAKHRCRYSAQYDNRIYTCKACYEGGKEVIVVPKTTASSDSPWFGLAIYAWSGYVIECPNCAVIYRSRQYWYGNQDPVETVVRTEIQHIWPGSDGFLKDNNNAAQRLLDGVKYISQSVSELSVKPAKAVTSWLTDQIAPTYWKPNSLILKCHKCGEEFQPNDTKHHCRACGEGFCDSCSSKTRPVPERGWGLAPVRVCDACFHNRGIPTELLDAALEEEGGTLIARKVGEAVQNTLGAVVGAMDIPLGLVKDAARPAYWVPDQDIHSCSECQREFTPRLSIHHCRACGQGVCDDCSQERRAVPSRGWDHPVRVCNGCSQKPGEL, from the exons ATGAGTGGTCAAGGTCCAGCTCAGGATAAAGGAATGAACACGGTCTTGGTCTGTCAGGAGAGCTACGCCTGTGGGGGCTCAGATGAGGCAACGTTTGAATGTGATGAGTGCGGCAGCTTGCAGTGTTCCCGATGTGAACTGGAGCTCCATCGCCAGGAGCGGATGAGAAATCACGACCGGGTTCGGATTGCGCCAGGCCACGTTCCCTTCTGTGACTCGTGCAAAggtgacagcagctgctctgtgaacGGTGGAAGGCTCAGAGCGGTGGTGCGCTGCCAGGGTTGCAAGATCAACCTGTGTTTGGACTGCCAGAAACGCACCCACAGCGGAGTCAACAAGAGGAAGCACCCTCTGACACCTTACCCCCCTGCCAAAGCTCCCCAGGATAACAGCGTGACTGCTGGGGAGTCACAGATGGAGATCCTTAAAGCTGAGCTGGACAAGGTGTCCAGCTTCCTTCTGGTGGATGAGAGGGAAGAGATGCAG GTGAAGGATGAGGAAGACTTTGTGAGCAGACTGGGCTGCAAGCCCGACGAGCTCCTCAAGGTGGTCTCCATCTTTGGAAACACTGGAGAGGGCAAGTCCCACACCCTGAACCACACATTTTTCCTAGGAAGAGAAGTGTTCAAGACCTCACCCACCCAAGAGTCCTGCACCGTGGGGGTGTGGGCAGCTATGGACCCTGTGCACCAGGTGGTAGTCATCGACACGGAAGGACTTCTTGGGGCTG GAGCCAATCAGGGTCAGCGAACTCGGCTGCTCCTCAAAGTCTTGGCTGTCTCTGATGTGGTCATCTACCGAACTCATGCTGACCGTCTCCATGATGATCTCTTCAAATTCCTTGGTGATGCATCAGATGCTTACCTGAAACATTTCACCAGGGAGCTGAAAGCAACAACAGCCCGCTGTGGTTTGGATGTCCCGTTGTCCACTCTTGGCCCTGCAGTAATCATCTTCCATGAGACCGTTCACACAAAGCTGCTAGGATCAG ATAAACCTACAGAATCAGCCGAGCGTCTTCTCCAGGAGCGTTTCAGGAAGCTGGGTCTGTTCCCAGAAGCATTTAGTTCCATCCAGTATCGCGGAACTCGGACCTACAACCCTCCGACTGACTTCAGTGGTCTGCTTCGCAGCCTGGAGCAACAGCTGGATAACAACACCACCCGGTCGCCGCGCTCTGCCAGTGTCATCTACAAGGCTCTGCAG GCCCTGAGCGAGAGCTTCAGTGGGGATATTCCAGATGAGCACATGACCAGTAACTCATTCTTTCCAGATGAGTACTTTACCTGCTCTAgcctctgcctcagctgtgg CTCAGGCTGTAAGAGAAGCATGAATCACCTAAAGGAAGGACTCGACCACGAAGCCAAACATCGCTGCCGCTACTCTGCGCAGTATGACAACCGCATCTACACTTGCAAG GCCTGCTatgagggagggaaggaggtgatAGTGGTTCCCAAAACAACGGCCTCGTCTGACTCACCATGGTTTGGCCTGGCCATCTATGCTTGGTCTGG GTATGTGATCGAGTGCCCCAACTGTGCAGTGATCTACAGAAGCAGGCAGTACTGGTACGGAAACCAGGACCCAGTGGAAACAGTGGTCAGAACAGAGATCCAGCATATTTGGCCCGGG tctgacGGGTTTttgaaagacaacaacaacgCTGCTCAGAGGTTGCTGGATGGAGTCAAATACATTTCGCAGTCAGTGTCTGAACTCAGCGTCAAGCCTGCCAAAGCAGTCACCTCCTGGCTTACAGACCAGATTGCTCCCACCTACTGGAAACCCAACTCCCTTATTCTG AAATGCCACAAATGTGGGGAGGAGTTCCAGCCCAACGACACCAAGCACCACTGCCGCGCCTGTGGAGAAGGCTTCTGTGATTCCTGCTCCTCAAAAACCCGGCCGGTCCCTGAGAGGGGCTGGGGCCTAGCGCCTGTTCGAGTCTGTGACGCCTGTTTCCACAACAGGGGAATCCCAACTG AGTTGCTGGATGCTGCCttggaggaggaaggaggcaCCTTGATAGCCAGGAAGGTTGGGGAGGCTGTTCAGAACACGTTGGGAGCTGTAGTTGGTGCCATGGACATACCCCTCG gcCTGGTGAAGGATGCAGCTCGCCCGGCCTACTGGGTCCCAGATCAGGACATCCACTCCTGCAGCGAGTGCCAGCGGGAGTTCACCCCACGtctctccatccatcactgTCGCGCCTGTGGCCAGGGCGTGTGTGACGACTGCTCTCAGGAGCGACGTGCTGTGCCCTCTCGTGGCTGGGACCACCCAGTGAGGGTCTGCAATGGCTGCAGCCAGAAACCTGGTGAGCTCTAG